The genomic DNA ttaaaagatgaagttacaagatactccaatatacttatatcttctccaaatactacttgaactaccaccgttcaagttataatgagctttcaacagttcatcacatagatgagactacaagacaagatttgaatagattaatctttgaagtattattgaaggaactgaagttatgatatacttcattaagacccgatatatatatatatatccacatatacatcttctttatacatttccggAAAACCTCTGTCaggtaaagtatgaacagaatttgttacatccaataaatttttggaaggaaaagaattttggcataaacccgatatcttgctgatcaggcaaagataccaataagcaatcttttctactagtagatggatgaatcccccaccggtcatcaccctggccacctaaggaccttgtgctggaccgccactcggcctcttacgcgttgatgaactgccacccagccacttacactttaatagaccgtaccccggcctgtcgcttatgccgactcaattagagggacttacttcccaaacgttgggcaagtaatcaaattgttttctcaaaacagtaaccacgttgcgaatgtaaaatacaccagagagccggatccccaggttttgagcgagtatttaaatcccctttgaaaggaagatcttaaatataaaaatgagttttggggtccactctaactttaaaaatcattttgaagactcgaaaacatttttaagaatgtttggagtactgctgatgtattaaaataaatcagtcccgatatattagaaatatcttaatattattatttaaataatattctcataaaggtaatccttataaaaatattcgaagtagaagttttaaaactcatacttgaaatggatattaaataaccaaaaatatacttatatgaaagtactatcttcatttgaataaccgaaaataagtttgattatcgaaacattattctttaataaaataaagaatattattaaataataagcggagtcataatacctcgaatgaatattataaataatattcattaaataaaataaacggagtcatacatcctcaaatgaatattcaaataataatcattaaatagaataaacagactcataagtcctcgaatgaatattcaaataatattcattaaataaaataaagttatcgaataaaccttattcgatcaatagttttgaaaactatatccatatatataattatatatatataatatactcgggaacatcgactcccggtttagaaatatgttcacctttgggtcccctatactaagggtatacgcaactactgtttatatctagcataggtattatgcaactataagcattgaaatcaacagatagataaccagattacgaaacagacatgcatatataccatatcagcatgctccaatatatcgcaaaatttgctaataacaatcatgaacttatcacaagataatgcatatacatatatttacatcacaacaacagtataacgggtagaaaacttgcctgagcgactgggggttataaatgacttgggacgagtctagtaacctataaataacatataagttagaatttaaccaaagtcacttgtaaatctatactttaaccaatttagactctaacgctcgctttgcgcttaatgattctcttaagtcgctcgagtaccctcggctccaccatttttaataaattaaccattacgagttttaaggagattctttcgcgagtgtcttaccaactccctaacacactttacataaatgtttcatactctaattagcCCTTTTATatctttaacatatgtttcaaagtaaggcgaggggtaatgattcgttcacgaaatgtcgttacttaaaacggccgtttctcctaaaccgtacatcggaatcaaacgaaccacatatcaaaacgaagctcgtaacatgaactatctaaacatggcaatggtcaaaacctagcagggagttctcgggtcctaatattatgaacaaaagcagtctaaagtaaatcggacattacgacggctatgtttacgcgatttcccaattttataccattccaattcaaccaccaataaatcccaattcattcatacaaccaacctccatccacactacatcataacagccccattcaactcaacattaacaatttatacttattcttaaacttgaatttaaactatacttaagtcctttaaccaatcaataagatttcaacatccaatttaccacaactccaacccaaactctaattatgcaagcatcaagctactcttttaccataactatcaaaatcatcctaatatacaaagtaaagctagggtttggagatgttataccttccttgaagtgatgtgagtagctaggaagccttaagaagccttgagatgtcttagggatgcttggatcttaaaggaaaaacaagaaaaatcaagttaaaaatcttgaaatcactattcattatcttcttcattgatttcttggagaagattgtgaatgatttggaggcttaaacttataggatatctatatctatgcataaggagtactagataattaccttgtgatttaacaatgcttggaactaggattttgatttttcttcctttggaaaagaagaaaagccgagagcaagatgaagaaaatgaaatgatctttgtgttttggttaattaccttattaaccttgaactttgtgtggttatcattcatccacacctccttcccccctatgtcatgcttatgtcaccttgtgatatcatcatcccttacttgccctcttcttattggttggatgaccttatcatccctaacctccttgattaacttcctaattgtttgcctaatgaccgctgatctgttatacggttcgcttaactttcgttcttgtttctcgtttgagggatcatacccgggatcttattacctgggtttccttaacctttctcaatacattataatccttttatgatcctctcttataatcctttattttaaatcctttttatcctgttaccttatactcaattctttccgtatctagtggatttccgggaaaaatcaaagtgttcggatttggattctgacgatctttacatacacttatatcccatataaagtactaataagatctcagaagatcaataaaagaacccctacatagtgtgacatgaaaagttttctcattcagcataatcagcaaaaacactattcataagggttacaaaaaaattcaaaattttggggttattacatgttgGAATTGATGATATGTATCATGATGACATGGAAGAGGTAATAATGAATCAGAATTTGTGGCGTGGATATATGGATCTTGGTCCTCAGTCAAAGTTGTGCAATAAATGTGGTGCTACTATGTGGAACGAAGAGCGTAATAATAAATCATGTCCGCGTAAAGAGCCCACATTTTCTATGTGTTGTCGTAATGGTCAGATACATTTGCCAAAAGAAAGGCCGCCACCAGAACCACTAGCTTCTTTGTTACTTGGTGGTGAGAAATCGAGGCATTTTAAATAGTACATAAGAGTGTACAACTGCATGTTCCAATTCACTTCCAGCGGTGGTAAGATTGATAACTCAATAAACAGAGGTAGCTCTCCTTATTGTTTTCGCTTACAAGGTCAAAACTATCATTTGGTTGGGAGTTTAGTACCGTTAGATGGACCTTCACCCAAATTCTGCCAGCTCTACATATACGACACGCAGAATGAGGTTGAGAATAGAATCAATGCAATGAGAGGTGCTTCTGACAATGTTGATCCAGATATTGTCGAGGAACTTTTAGGTATGTTAGACAAGAACAATGAGTTAGTCAAAGCTTTTCGCATGGCTCGGAATCGGTTTGAAAATGAAGAGCTGGGTGAGTTTAAGTTAGTCCTCATATCATCTCAATCTTCTAGCGGTAGACCAAACCATATTACTACATCTGATGAAGTTGCTGCTTTCATTGTTAGTGATGATACAGATACCGGTGGTTTTAGAGACACGATTTTGAATTCCAAACAAGAAGGATTGAAGAGGATATATGAAACAGATCCACATTTCATGCAGTTGCAATATCCACTACTGTTTCCTTGGGGAACCAAGGGTTATCATAAACGTATACCTCTGATAAGAAATAAATACTCTGAAATAGagaatttagatgatgaagaCCTTGATCCTGACTCAACACAAAGGCGACATGTTTCACTAAGAGAATATTATTGTTACAAGATTATGATACGCACTTCTGAAGGTATTTATTAAAAGTAAACAATGTGATTAGAATATCAAATGCGTAATGGCTATGTGCATATTCTCACCATCATCTCATTAATTTTAGGTTTAACGCCACACCTTGCAGGACGTTTGTGGCAACAATATGTTGTGGATCAGTTTGCTGCCATTGAACAATATAGATTAGACTGGGTTTCAACGCATCAAACTACCATCCGTGTTGATTTGTATAATTCTATGCGTGATGCTCTCCGTATAGGAGACCATGATCCAATGCATGTTGGAAAAGCTGTTATACTGCCCGCTTCATTCACTGGATCCCAACGATACATGTCTCAATACTTTAAGGATTCCTTGGCGATATGTCATGCAATTGGtcatccatccttatttctcacCATGACTTGCAACTCAAAGTGGCCAGAGATACAAGAAATGCTTAAATTGTTGCCCAATGTTGATCCTGTTGATGCACCGGATATTGTTTCTCGCGTGTTTAAACTGAAGCTTGATCAGCTATTAGATTTGATTAAAAAGATGAACTACTTTGGAAAGTGTATATGAGGTAAATTTATTTTTCTGGACACCGACAATTTtacatttaatttttttaatcatATCTACACACATGCATAGATTTAATATTTTCTTTACTTATATTTTGCACAGTTATGCATGTAATTGAATTCCAGAAGCGTGGTTTGCCACACGTGCATATGCTAATCTGGCTGAGCCCTGAAAGCAGACCTAATTCTATTGAAAAGGTTGACCAGTTGGTTTCTGCTGAAATACCAGATAAGAATTATGATCCAATAGCATATGAAGCTGTTAAAAACTACATGATGCATGGACCCTATAGTAAAGACATATACACATCTCCATGTATGGTTAATAGGAAAATGCATGCGTCATTTTCCAAAGAGGTCTGAATAAATAGAATGACACATATGTTCTGTAATAAGtctattttattattaatctCGACGCATGTAATGTTTTGTTTTGCAGGTTTAATGGTAATACCTATTTTGACGATTGTGGTTTTCCTGTTTATCGGAGGCGTAACACTAGTAGAGTTATCAACAAAAAAGGGATCAACCTTGACAATCAATATGTAGTTCCATACAATCGAGATCTTTTGTTGCGGTTTCAGTGTCATATAAATCTGGAAATTTGCAACAGTTCAAGATTGTTGAAATATCTCTTCAAGTATTGTTTAAAGGGTCATAACACTGCTACAATGTTGTTGAAGAAGAAAAGTAACAAATCAGGGAGTGAACAAACTACAAGATCCGTGAAGAATTTGGATGAGGTCAAGAATTTTCTTGATGGTAGATATGTTTGTGCATCTGAGGCATCTTGGAGGATTTTTGGGTTCGACATTCACCATCGTTCCCCAGGTGTTGAACGCTTACCAATACATTTACTCGGTCAAAAGTACTTGAATTTTCAGAGTTCTGCAGATTTGGAGAATGTGTGCAAAAACGCGACTTCCAAAAAAAGTAAACTAGAGGCTTGGTTTGTAGCTAACAGTGAATTTCCACAAGCTCGAAATTTAACGTATTATGACTTTC from Apium graveolens cultivar Ventura chromosome 5, ASM990537v1, whole genome shotgun sequence includes the following:
- the LOC141659970 gene encoding uncharacterized protein LOC141659970 — its product is MNQNLWRGYMDLGPQSKLCNKCGATMWNEERNNKSCPRKEPTFSMCCRNGQIHLPKERPPPEPLASLLLGGEKSSGGKIDNSINRGSSPYCFRLQGQNYHLVGSLVPLDGPSPKFCQLYIYDTQNEVENRINAMRGASDNVDPDIVEELLGMLDKNNELVKAFRMARNRFENEELGEFKLVLISSQSSSGRPNHITTSDEVAAFIVSDDTDTGGFRDTILNSKQEGLKRIYETDPHFMQLQYPLLFPWGTKGYHKRIPLIRNKYSEIENLDDEDLDPDSTQRRHVSLREYYCYKIMIRTSEGLTPHLAGRLWQQYVVDQFAAIEQYRLDWVSTHQTTIRVDLYNSMRDALRIGDHDPMHVGKAVILPASFTGSQRYMSQYFKDSLAICHAIGHPSLFLTMTCNSKWPEIQEMLKLLPNVDPVDAPDIVSRVFKLKLDQLLDLIKKMNYFGKFMHVIEFQKRGLPHVHMLIWLSPESRPNSIEKVDQLVSAEIPDKNYDPIAYEAVKNYMMHGPYSKDIYTSPCMVNRKMHAFNGNTYFDDCGFPVYRRRNTSRVINKKGINLDNQYVVPYNRDLLLRFQCHINLEICNSSRLLKYLFKYCLKGHNTATMLLKKKSNKSGSEQTTRSVKNLDEVKNFLDGRYVCASEASWRIFGFDIHHRSPGVERLPIHLLGQKYLNFQSSADLENVCKNATSKKSKLEAWFVANSEFPQARNLTCKGALSFSQLRTIDGTTYDTFKEASGALGLLNNDKQWHDALEENVFSAMPIQIRAMFVNILAYCSVSDPLALWEKHWPTLSNDVLYIRRKISDYIHLTLSEYEIQNYALAEIEKLLNDVGKSLRDFHMMPFPDEQFFHTFVNRLIVEETSYNKEELRLNHDKAHKNLNSRQLDVYNAVVDNVNKNKGGMFFVYGSGGCEGKIVLPVADSGIAATLLPGGRTTHSRYKIPLKLDQSSIAGIKHGTDIAELMQHTSLII